The Vibrio splendidus genome has a window encoding:
- a CDS encoding LysR family transcriptional regulator, translating into MNLSQVQAFCSVADLGSVSEAARQLECNRTKLSMSIKALEKELDVELFVRSGNHVELSEAGKAIYKDCEGLLVTAARIKQTCLHVSGEFNAEIWIARDDSLPDGMWQDLSHALNNKYPSTSFNFVLASSGDLANLVETQQVDFAFGVDYERVDDPRIIYNPLGKIRMMSVCKKGHDLSAMRRVSDEVLRNSMQATMVYLNEKDNPELEPFSRRYIGFSSFDFMLDTILREEAWGVMPEPLIRHLLREQELAVIKHTYGLTQEDYCMFTAAGMAEHPGMNWLADQISDYLFDF; encoded by the coding sequence ATGAACCTTTCTCAAGTCCAAGCCTTTTGTTCCGTTGCTGATTTAGGATCAGTGTCTGAAGCTGCACGCCAGCTAGAATGCAACCGAACCAAACTCAGCATGTCGATTAAAGCCTTGGAAAAAGAGTTAGATGTCGAGCTGTTCGTACGCAGCGGAAACCACGTTGAACTTTCTGAAGCGGGCAAAGCCATTTACAAAGATTGCGAAGGCTTGTTGGTGACAGCAGCGCGTATTAAACAGACCTGCTTGCATGTTTCAGGTGAATTTAACGCGGAAATTTGGATTGCACGAGATGACTCCCTACCCGATGGAATGTGGCAGGATTTATCTCACGCCTTAAATAACAAGTACCCTTCTACCTCATTCAACTTCGTTCTCGCGTCGAGTGGCGACTTAGCTAACTTGGTTGAAACTCAGCAAGTCGACTTCGCATTTGGCGTCGATTACGAACGTGTCGATGACCCAAGAATTATCTACAATCCACTTGGTAAGATTCGAATGATGTCTGTGTGTAAGAAAGGACATGATCTGAGTGCGATGCGACGAGTATCGGATGAAGTATTGAGAAATTCGATGCAAGCGACCATGGTTTATCTCAATGAGAAGGATAATCCTGAGCTTGAGCCCTTCTCTCGCCGTTATATTGGCTTCTCTAGCTTCGACTTCATGTTGGATACAATTTTGCGTGAAGAGGCGTGGGGCGTAATGCCAGAACCATTGATTCGCCATTTATTGCGTGAACAAGAGCTAGCGGTGATCAAGCACACTTATGGCCTGACTCAAGAGGACTACTGTATGTTTACCGCGGCAGGTATGGCAGAACACCCTGGTATGAATTGGTTAGCGGATCAGATCAGCGATTACTTGTTTGATTTTTAA
- a CDS encoding class I SAM-dependent DNA methyltransferase — protein MAKQWDEYAVDWDKDPATAVFAQSVFDQLTPLVDLNGTRVLDFGCGTGLLSQKISPLAKEIIALDISEGMIEELDKKELPNVEPVVDLLSRGLAAQHPAFRNQFDLVVASSVCGFIPNLQDTVSLIYTLLENDGTFVHWDWYLENDSEDYGVSQQRSENVLSAAGFAVVEVSTPFSINTPQGELKVLMGVGRKQVLPHL, from the coding sequence ATGGCGAAACAATGGGACGAGTACGCCGTTGATTGGGATAAAGATCCCGCGACCGCAGTATTCGCACAGTCCGTATTTGACCAGTTAACACCGCTCGTTGATTTAAACGGAACCCGTGTCCTTGATTTTGGTTGTGGTACAGGATTACTCAGCCAGAAAATATCTCCTTTAGCAAAAGAGATCATCGCACTTGATATCTCTGAAGGGATGATTGAAGAGTTAGATAAGAAAGAGTTACCCAACGTTGAACCTGTTGTTGATCTTTTATCGCGCGGGCTTGCAGCGCAGCATCCAGCATTCAGAAACCAGTTTGACCTAGTGGTAGCCTCTTCGGTGTGTGGTTTTATCCCGAACCTACAAGACACAGTCAGTCTGATTTACACGCTGCTTGAAAACGACGGCACGTTTGTACACTGGGATTGGTACTTAGAGAACGACAGCGAAGACTACGGTGTAAGCCAACAGCGCTCAGAGAATGTATTAAGTGCAGCTGGCTTTGCAGTGGTTGAAGTATCAACGCCGTTCTCGATCAACACTCCACAAGGAGAGTTAAAGGTATTGATGGGTGTTGGACGCAAACAAGTGCTTCCTCATCTGTAA
- a CDS encoding YjjI family glycine radical enzyme — protein MSHQSASPQLSEQQQRFSNIISDAHLSPKQKSSYLALEAEASLPYMPVSNEVEQALQQGVLCDMFEGHAPFKPRYVLPDYSKYLHQGSKYLELSAATNFDEALNMLTILYHHVPSVTSIPVYLGQLDDVLMPFVGDLTDEQVYQKLKLFWIMLDRTLPDAFMHVNIGPTDNIVCRTILRVDAELKQIAPNLTFMYDPAVTPDDLLRHAASNICECSKPHIANYPAHAEAYGEKRFGIVSCYNSLPLAGGSNTLVRMNLKQVALKSEDSADFLQQVLPNYSDIMIELMNARSRFLHEESNFFDGFLTKEGLIEEDRFAPMFGIYGMAEAVNILMEKEGQAGRYGHDEQANQLGHRISEKLAEIVESSEVKYGLEGKALLHAQGGISLDEDVTPGVRIPYGTEPDPVSYVRATAGHHKFYTSGISDILTIDETVKSNPEAMFNLCKGAIQAGYREFTANVASNDLVRVTGYMIKLSDIAKYDEQGSRTNTTFLGAEAAKNTGILERKPRVASLEMSPTYE, from the coding sequence ATGAGCCACCAATCTGCTTCTCCACAACTTTCAGAGCAACAACAACGCTTTAGCAATATCATTTCAGATGCCCACCTGTCTCCAAAGCAGAAGTCGAGTTATCTTGCCTTAGAAGCTGAAGCAAGCTTGCCGTATATGCCGGTAAGCAACGAAGTAGAGCAAGCCCTACAACAAGGTGTGCTATGTGACATGTTTGAAGGGCATGCACCATTTAAGCCGCGCTATGTACTTCCAGACTATTCTAAATACTTACATCAAGGCTCAAAGTATTTAGAGCTTAGCGCGGCAACTAATTTCGATGAAGCATTGAACATGCTTACCATCCTTTACCACCATGTTCCGTCTGTGACATCAATTCCGGTATACCTAGGTCAGTTGGATGATGTACTGATGCCATTTGTTGGCGACTTGACGGATGAGCAGGTATATCAAAAGCTTAAGCTGTTCTGGATTATGCTGGATCGCACACTGCCAGATGCCTTTATGCATGTGAATATCGGCCCGACCGACAACATTGTGTGCCGTACGATTTTGCGTGTAGACGCTGAACTGAAGCAGATCGCACCAAACCTAACCTTTATGTACGACCCTGCTGTGACACCTGATGATCTACTTCGTCATGCGGCAAGCAATATCTGTGAGTGCAGTAAACCACATATCGCAAACTATCCAGCGCATGCCGAGGCTTACGGTGAGAAGCGTTTTGGTATTGTGAGCTGCTATAACTCTTTGCCTTTAGCGGGCGGTTCAAACACCTTGGTGCGTATGAACCTAAAGCAAGTGGCGTTGAAGTCTGAGGACAGTGCTGATTTCTTACAACAAGTATTGCCGAATTACAGCGACATCATGATCGAATTGATGAACGCACGTAGCCGCTTCTTGCATGAAGAGTCTAATTTTTTTGACGGCTTCCTGACCAAAGAAGGTCTTATCGAAGAAGACCGCTTTGCGCCAATGTTTGGTATTTATGGCATGGCGGAAGCCGTCAACATCTTGATGGAGAAAGAGGGCCAAGCAGGGCGCTATGGTCACGATGAACAGGCGAATCAACTCGGTCACCGTATCTCTGAAAAACTGGCTGAGATCGTCGAAAGCTCTGAAGTGAAATATGGGCTGGAAGGTAAGGCTCTGTTGCACGCTCAAGGCGGTATTAGTTTAGATGAAGATGTGACTCCGGGTGTCCGTATTCCTTATGGCACTGAACCGGATCCTGTCTCTTACGTTCGTGCTACCGCGGGTCATCATAAGTTCTACACCTCGGGTATCAGTGACATTCTGACCATCGACGAAACAGTGAAATCAAATCCTGAAGCGATGTTTAACCTGTGTAAAGGCGCGATTCAGGCGGGTTACCGTGAGTTCACGGCTAACGTTGCATCAAACGATTTGGTTCGTGTAACGGGTTACATGATCAAACTGTCTGATATTGCGAAATACGATGAGCAAGGCTCACGCACCAATACCACCTTCTTAGGTGCTGAAGCTGCGAAGAACACGGGCATATTAGAGCGTAAACCACGTGTAGCGAGCTTAGAGATGTCGCCGACATACGAATAG
- a CDS encoding YjjW family glycine radical enzyme activase — MKISDLTTQMARVKNNKTEKQAKVSRVLTFSCVDGPGNRLVLFLQGCNFDCITCHNPHTINHCNHCGDCVSGCPSNALSMINGKVNWDPAACTNCDQCIDVCDHKSSPKITTMAVSEVLELVRHNQFFLSGITISGGEATMQLPFIIELFQAIKSDPQLAHLTCFIDSNGSLPLQGWDKVLPYLDGAMIDLKSWQSETHQWLVGRGNRRVFETINYLAGKGKLHEVRLLHIPNKSDLEDEVEQVGRYLKALPSDVRIRLNAFQHHGVIGEVLKWPKCTEQQMQIFHDKLYTIVQRPMQTPEVYT, encoded by the coding sequence ATGAAAATTTCTGATCTAACAACTCAAATGGCTAGGGTTAAAAATAATAAGACAGAAAAACAAGCGAAGGTCAGCCGTGTGCTGACCTTTTCTTGTGTTGACGGCCCGGGAAACCGCTTGGTGCTGTTTCTTCAGGGCTGCAATTTTGACTGCATTACTTGCCATAACCCTCATACAATCAATCACTGTAACCATTGTGGAGACTGCGTTAGTGGCTGTCCAAGCAATGCTTTAAGCATGATTAATGGCAAAGTGAATTGGGACCCAGCAGCCTGCACCAACTGCGATCAATGCATTGATGTCTGCGATCATAAGTCGAGCCCGAAAATCACCACAATGGCAGTCTCTGAGGTGCTTGAACTCGTCAGGCATAACCAATTTTTCTTAAGCGGAATCACTATCTCAGGTGGCGAGGCGACCATGCAGTTGCCGTTTATCATTGAGCTATTTCAAGCGATTAAAAGTGATCCGCAGCTAGCGCACCTTACGTGCTTTATTGATAGTAATGGTTCGCTGCCACTGCAAGGTTGGGACAAGGTGTTGCCTTATCTTGATGGCGCGATGATTGACCTAAAATCATGGCAATCGGAAACACATCAATGGTTAGTGGGCAGAGGAAATCGTCGGGTGTTTGAAACCATCAATTATCTTGCAGGCAAAGGAAAACTGCATGAAGTTAGGTTGCTGCATATTCCGAATAAAAGCGATCTTGAAGATGAAGTTGAACAAGTGGGGCGATACTTGAAGGCGCTACCAAGTGATGTTCGTATTCGGCTGAATGCGTTTCAACATCATGGTGTGATTGGCGAAGTGCTAAAATGGCCTAAATGCACCGAACAACAGATGCAGATCTTTCACGATAAGCTCTACACCATAGTTCAAAGACCGATGCAAACCCCTGAAGTTTATACTTAG
- a CDS encoding LysR family transcriptional regulator yields MDYLHLSRVSLKHLTALHIMLNTHSVTQTSEQLCVSPSSVSKTLSQLRDILNDELFYRDGTKLIPTPFALQVAPTVHAILSSMNGLLHQKSFTPQEYQGSFSLSMRESTFEVFASKLSKITTELAPKAKLNIYSKQQLGFDALLSGKINLILLPHDISQPPTDNKELVWETILPDEMVCLMGADHPLAQQELTIEGYLDYKHIGILDNELSQPYFEQNLVQCHKPRDMAISVADFGAAAVLCHHTPFLFTCSKQWAEHAKQAQGLVSKPLPFDYGKVAYSLVWNKPNMNDQAIKWLCDLFLEA; encoded by the coding sequence ATGGATTACTTACACTTATCTAGAGTGAGCCTTAAGCACCTCACTGCGCTTCATATTATGCTGAACACCCACAGCGTTACTCAAACCTCAGAACAACTTTGTGTAAGCCCTTCGAGTGTGAGCAAAACCTTGTCTCAATTGCGTGACATTCTTAATGACGAACTGTTCTATCGAGATGGCACCAAGCTGATCCCGACGCCATTTGCCTTGCAGGTAGCTCCGACTGTTCACGCGATTCTTTCAAGCATGAACGGACTGCTTCATCAGAAGAGTTTTACCCCTCAAGAATACCAAGGCAGCTTTTCACTTTCGATGCGCGAAAGTACCTTTGAAGTATTCGCATCAAAGCTCAGCAAAATTACCACTGAACTCGCACCAAAAGCCAAACTCAACATCTATTCGAAGCAACAGCTGGGGTTTGATGCTTTGCTCAGCGGTAAGATCAACTTGATCTTATTGCCCCATGATATTTCCCAGCCACCGACCGATAATAAGGAGCTGGTTTGGGAAACAATTCTTCCAGACGAAATGGTTTGTTTGATGGGCGCAGACCACCCTCTTGCACAGCAAGAACTGACAATTGAAGGCTACTTAGATTACAAGCACATTGGGATTTTAGATAACGAACTGTCTCAGCCTTACTTTGAGCAAAACTTAGTTCAATGTCATAAGCCAAGAGATATGGCAATATCGGTCGCGGACTTCGGTGCAGCGGCTGTACTGTGTCACCACACGCCTTTCCTATTCACCTGCTCTAAACAGTGGGCTGAACATGCTAAGCAAGCTCAGGGTTTAGTGAGCAAACCCTTGCCTTTTGATTACGGTAAGGTGGCGTATAGCTTAGTGTGGAACAAGCCCAACATGAATGATCAAGCGATCAAATGGTTGTGTGACCTGTTTTTAGAGGCTTAA
- a CDS encoding hydroxymethylglutaryl-CoA reductase: MPKLNLHRRDYVSILGGDISADALEKKLQPHFEKPVNKLTPSPYLTEKNLARRWTALDNSDSQQELLDPHTQRQIQAYEKNIEHFIGTVKVPVGISGPLRVNGLFATGDYLVPLATTEAALVASYNRGSKLITACGGASAMLLNEGVTRTPGFAFQGLVEAGQFVAWAVTQYDQFKTLAESTTSHGKLTDININIEGNHVYLVFEFLTGDASGQNMVTIATNAVFEYIIENTPVKPDHAFLDGNLSGDKKANTQTLRSVRGKKVTAEVNISAELVAKYLHTTPEKMVQFGQMTTVGGALSGTIGINAHYANALAALYIACGQDAACVAESAIGMTRMELNKEGGLYASVTLPNLMLGTVGGGTGLPSQKACLDLLGLHGNGKSQALAEVCAALCLAGELSIVGAFCAGHFSRAHHKLAR; the protein is encoded by the coding sequence ATGCCAAAACTAAATCTGCATCGCCGTGACTATGTTTCTATTTTAGGAGGCGACATCTCCGCAGACGCATTAGAAAAAAAGCTTCAGCCTCATTTTGAAAAGCCAGTAAATAAGCTGACTCCTAGCCCCTATCTGACAGAAAAAAATCTAGCACGTCGCTGGACAGCTCTCGACAATTCAGATTCTCAACAAGAGCTCCTCGACCCTCATACACAACGTCAGATCCAAGCTTATGAGAAAAACATTGAGCACTTTATTGGTACCGTTAAAGTCCCTGTGGGAATATCTGGCCCTTTAAGAGTCAATGGCCTATTTGCTACGGGCGATTACCTCGTGCCACTCGCAACCACAGAAGCAGCGCTTGTTGCGTCTTACAATCGTGGTTCTAAGCTGATTACGGCCTGTGGTGGCGCAAGTGCAATGTTGCTCAATGAAGGTGTCACACGTACTCCTGGTTTCGCATTCCAAGGATTAGTTGAAGCCGGACAGTTTGTTGCTTGGGCTGTGACCCAGTATGACCAATTTAAAACCTTGGCTGAATCAACAACATCACACGGCAAGCTGACCGACATCAATATCAACATCGAAGGTAACCATGTTTACTTGGTGTTTGAATTTCTAACTGGTGATGCTTCTGGTCAAAACATGGTGACCATCGCCACCAATGCAGTTTTTGAGTACATCATAGAAAATACGCCGGTTAAGCCCGATCATGCTTTCCTAGATGGCAACTTGTCAGGCGATAAAAAAGCCAATACTCAAACCTTGCGCAGCGTTCGTGGTAAAAAGGTCACAGCCGAGGTTAATATCTCTGCCGAGCTTGTCGCTAAGTACCTCCACACTACACCAGAGAAAATGGTGCAGTTCGGACAAATGACCACCGTCGGTGGTGCTTTGAGCGGTACGATTGGTATTAATGCTCATTATGCAAATGCACTTGCTGCGCTCTACATTGCTTGCGGACAAGACGCTGCCTGTGTTGCTGAATCAGCGATTGGTATGACTCGCATGGAACTCAATAAAGAAGGTGGTTTATACGCGAGCGTAACACTACCTAACTTAATGCTAGGGACTGTTGGCGGTGGTACCGGCTTACCAAGTCAAAAAGCATGTTTGGACTTGCTTGGGCTTCATGGCAACGGTAAATCACAAGCACTCGCTGAAGTTTGTGCTGCACTGTGTTTGGCGGGTGAACTGTCGATTGTCGGTGCGTTTTGTGCTGGCCACTTTTCACGAGCGCACCATAAACTAGCTCGTTAA
- the yccS gene encoding YccS family putative transporter, translating into MDFSAKLRLYWANKTINYSVLILITLLGVVVPAWYYGQNTLITPLILGVIAAALAESDDSFTGRLKALTLTFICFAVAAFSIEILFDTPWLFAIGLFVSTFSFIILGAIGPKYASIAFGSLLVAIYTMLGAHESTNLWFQPLLLLTGAAWYYFMSMIWQIVWPMQPVQQNLATVFDQIGNYIGSKAELFYPVSDLIPQPHRIIEAKLNASTVNALNMCKATLLNRSKRGHIDGPSDRFLNTYFIAQDIHERVSSTHYRYQELAKHFERSDVLFRFKYLLEAQATACKEVASSLKVGAEYQHGDKSVLALDELMSSLNHLNQQNKPEWKSLLNQLDYLFNNLATVEKQLSNISNPDAEKLEEDVLDDTNPHTLTAMWHKIKANLNTDSMLFRHAIRMAITLTLGYGIIQGFDIERGYWILLTTLFVCQPNYSATRQKLTARVIGTVAGLLIGVPLLTFFPSQESQLVFIVISGVMFFAFRINNYGFATGFITLLVLFCFNQLGEGYAVVLPRLADTFIGCALAVLAVIYVLPDWQSKRLHKVMADALDSNKNYLAQIIGQYRVGKKDTLNYRIARRSAHNNDANLTAAISSMLVEPGKYRTSEDESFRFLTLNHALLSYISALGAHRTRIDDEATHKLVLDAHRVIHEHLDALNDQLYSHQEQCEVKNAYDPELDKRLSEWREEDESSVRMVLQQLHLIYRMLPELHTLATKFAVKVKIDKPFETEAS; encoded by the coding sequence GTGGACTTCTCAGCCAAATTGCGCCTCTATTGGGCGAATAAAACCATAAATTACAGCGTATTAATTCTCATCACTCTACTCGGTGTTGTGGTTCCTGCTTGGTATTATGGACAAAACACACTCATCACACCTTTGATCTTAGGTGTTATTGCTGCGGCTCTTGCTGAAAGTGATGACAGCTTTACCGGGCGTTTGAAAGCACTCACGCTAACCTTTATCTGTTTTGCCGTTGCAGCCTTCTCTATTGAGATTCTGTTCGACACGCCTTGGCTGTTCGCGATAGGGCTTTTCGTTTCAACCTTCTCTTTTATTATACTCGGTGCAATTGGCCCTAAATACGCCAGTATCGCGTTTGGTTCTCTGCTTGTTGCTATCTATACCATGCTCGGTGCCCATGAGAGCACCAACCTTTGGTTTCAACCGCTTCTACTTTTAACCGGCGCCGCTTGGTACTACTTCATGTCGATGATTTGGCAGATTGTCTGGCCGATGCAGCCCGTACAACAGAACCTAGCAACGGTATTCGATCAAATCGGCAATTACATCGGCTCAAAAGCAGAACTCTTCTACCCTGTATCTGATCTTATTCCTCAGCCACATCGCATTATTGAAGCTAAGTTAAACGCCAGTACCGTTAATGCACTCAACATGTGTAAAGCAACTCTGCTTAACCGATCTAAGCGCGGGCACATTGATGGTCCGAGTGACCGATTCCTAAACACCTATTTCATCGCACAAGACATTCATGAGCGCGTGAGCTCTACCCACTACCGCTATCAAGAGCTGGCAAAGCACTTTGAACGCTCTGATGTGTTATTTCGATTCAAGTATCTACTCGAAGCCCAAGCCACAGCCTGTAAAGAAGTGGCGAGCTCATTGAAAGTCGGAGCTGAATACCAACATGGCGATAAATCTGTATTAGCACTTGATGAGTTAATGTCTTCGCTTAACCATCTTAACCAACAGAACAAGCCCGAGTGGAAATCACTGCTCAACCAATTGGATTACTTATTCAATAACCTAGCTACCGTCGAGAAGCAGCTCTCGAATATCAGTAACCCGGATGCGGAAAAGTTGGAAGAAGATGTATTGGACGATACCAACCCTCATACTTTGACGGCAATGTGGCACAAGATCAAAGCCAACCTGAATACCGACTCGATGCTGTTTCGTCATGCGATTCGTATGGCAATCACATTGACGCTCGGCTACGGGATCATTCAAGGTTTTGACATAGAGCGTGGCTATTGGATTTTGCTGACGACACTGTTTGTATGCCAGCCAAACTACAGTGCAACACGACAAAAGCTGACGGCTCGTGTCATTGGCACCGTCGCAGGCTTGTTGATTGGCGTACCACTACTGACCTTCTTCCCGTCTCAAGAGAGCCAGTTAGTTTTCATTGTGATCAGTGGCGTGATGTTCTTTGCATTCAGAATCAATAACTACGGATTTGCGACCGGCTTTATAACGCTGCTTGTACTCTTCTGCTTTAACCAATTAGGGGAAGGCTACGCGGTGGTATTGCCAAGACTAGCGGATACCTTTATTGGTTGTGCCCTCGCCGTACTTGCTGTCATTTACGTGTTGCCTGATTGGCAATCAAAGCGATTGCACAAAGTAATGGCAGATGCGCTCGATTCCAATAAGAATTATCTCGCTCAGATCATTGGCCAGTATCGTGTAGGTAAAAAAGACACCCTTAATTACCGCATTGCGCGCCGCAGTGCACACAATAACGATGCCAACCTGACTGCGGCCATCAGTAGTATGCTGGTTGAACCGGGCAAGTACCGCACCTCTGAAGATGAGAGTTTTCGATTCCTAACACTTAATCATGCTCTGCTCAGTTATATCTCTGCTTTAGGTGCTCACAGAACACGTATCGATGATGAAGCAACACACAAACTGGTGTTAGATGCACACAGAGTAATACACGAACATCTCGACGCTCTAAATGATCAACTCTACTCCCACCAAGAACAGTGTGAAGTAAAAAACGCTTACGACCCTGAACTGGATAAACGTCTGAGTGAGTGGCGAGAAGAAGACGAGAGTTCTGTCAGAATGGTTCTACAACAGCTGCATTTGATCTATCGAATGCTTCCAGAATTGCATACCTTAGCGACCAAGTTTGCGGTTAAGGTAAAGATAGATAAGCCGTTTGAAACAGAAGCTTCTTGA
- the helD gene encoding DNA helicase IV, with the protein MQLSANKTAQFFIQNEYHQVELDGPRLLLSSVGSEERIPFTIWSGKIAIKRGLFWGSLQFFANQQDGKQRSWLVQGLPWEQCRQFARASVAAYQKWHDTQCEQLAEHVPQWEAELTRLEQLPAFLAHSKVKTWVDMVNSSLENMTMTLEEAAQRMPNRIARMQPWLSETEIKQAERNQQWLETERQNWEVLFAQCESSPLNLSQQYAVLMNDDHNLILAGAGSGKTSVLTARVAYLLQSHQAQAEELLLLAFGREAAEEMKQRLNSKIGLSAEKVQVSTFHQLGLKILNQVEPERVVISPLALDDNQRQAWCIDWLKKHWMTPTNFKRWQKHLSKWPIAYLTGDDELGSHVSNLKLIGWLEKQLEQLNASGLSKKEVQQQLIDHRDYTRLNSELSLCWPCVTAWQKELKEQNHIDFSIMIIRATQYVEKGKFISPWKFIMIDEYQDISPDRLALVEALCNQSKAQHQASIFAVGDDWQSIYQFAGADVDLTTGFKDRFESSTIHHLDTTYRFNNQLGAVANRFVQENPIQLPKELNSFKQQKQKAVYSAPSKEVEKILDQINRQVKGKASKSVLLLGRNHYHKPELLEDWKKIFTSIDIKFMTCHGSKGKEADFVIILCVDEGQFPTKKKQLHIDGALTESSDAFPYAEERRLFYVAMTRAKEKVWITHSGDGSGFVQELHGSDYPVVRKK; encoded by the coding sequence ATGCAGCTAAGCGCTAACAAGACTGCACAGTTTTTTATTCAAAATGAATATCATCAAGTCGAACTTGATGGTCCACGCCTGCTGTTATCTTCAGTAGGCAGTGAAGAGCGAATCCCGTTTACTATTTGGAGTGGCAAGATCGCGATAAAACGCGGATTGTTTTGGGGATCGTTACAGTTCTTTGCTAATCAACAAGATGGCAAACAGCGCAGCTGGTTAGTACAAGGCCTACCTTGGGAACAATGCCGTCAATTTGCACGCGCATCGGTTGCTGCTTATCAGAAGTGGCATGACACACAATGTGAACAATTGGCTGAACACGTTCCTCAATGGGAAGCTGAATTGACACGTCTTGAGCAACTTCCTGCTTTCCTAGCGCATTCTAAAGTTAAGACTTGGGTCGACATGGTTAACTCAAGTTTAGAAAACATGACGATGACTTTAGAAGAAGCGGCGCAGCGTATGCCAAACCGGATTGCTCGAATGCAGCCATGGTTGTCTGAGACAGAAATTAAGCAAGCCGAAAGAAATCAGCAGTGGTTAGAAACAGAAAGACAAAACTGGGAAGTATTGTTTGCTCAATGTGAATCGTCACCACTCAATTTATCTCAGCAATATGCGGTGTTGATGAATGACGATCACAACCTTATTTTAGCGGGCGCTGGTTCGGGTAAAACCAGTGTTCTTACAGCTCGCGTCGCGTATTTACTGCAAAGCCATCAAGCTCAAGCTGAAGAGCTGTTATTGCTCGCATTTGGTCGCGAAGCAGCGGAAGAGATGAAACAGCGCCTTAACAGCAAAATTGGTTTATCAGCAGAGAAGGTGCAAGTGAGTACTTTCCACCAGTTGGGTTTAAAGATCCTTAATCAGGTTGAACCTGAACGTGTGGTTATCTCTCCGTTAGCGCTCGATGACAATCAACGCCAAGCATGGTGTATTGATTGGTTGAAAAAGCACTGGATGACGCCGACTAACTTCAAACGCTGGCAAAAGCACCTGTCTAAATGGCCAATCGCTTATTTAACAGGTGATGACGAACTTGGTAGCCATGTTTCAAACCTCAAGTTGATTGGTTGGCTTGAAAAGCAGCTTGAGCAGTTGAATGCATCGGGTTTATCGAAGAAAGAAGTGCAACAACAGTTGATTGATCACAGAGACTACACGCGTCTCAACAGCGAGCTTTCACTGTGTTGGCCATGCGTGACAGCATGGCAAAAAGAACTGAAAGAACAGAATCATATCGACTTCTCAATCATGATTATCCGAGCAACTCAGTATGTCGAAAAGGGCAAGTTTATCTCGCCTTGGAAGTTCATCATGATCGATGAGTATCAAGACATCTCGCCAGATCGCCTTGCCTTGGTTGAGGCGCTGTGTAATCAGTCGAAAGCGCAACACCAAGCTTCTATTTTTGCGGTAGGTGATGATTGGCAGTCGATTTACCAGTTTGCGGGCGCAGATGTTGATTTAACGACGGGCTTTAAGGATCGTTTTGAGAGCTCGACGATTCATCACCTAGATACGACTTACCGATTTAACAACCAGTTAGGTGCTGTTGCCAATCGTTTTGTGCAGGAAAACCCGATTCAGCTTCCGAAAGAACTGAACAGCTTCAAACAACAGAAGCAGAAGGCGGTGTACAGTGCGCCAAGCAAAGAAGTGGAGAAGATCCTTGATCAGATTAACAGGCAAGTAAAAGGTAAGGCCAGCAAGTCAGTATTGCTACTTGGACGTAACCATTACCACAAGCCAGAGTTGTTGGAAGACTGGAAGAAGATCTTTACCTCCATTGACATCAAGTTCATGACTTGCCACGGCAGTAAAGGTAAAGAGGCGGACTTTGTCATTATTCTTTGTGTTGACGAAGGACAGTTCCCGACGAAGAAGAAACAGCTGCATATTGATGGCGCATTGACTGAATCATCAGATGCGTTCCCTTATGCGGAAGAGCGTCGTTTATTTTACGTGGCAATGACGCGAGCGAAAGAGAAAGTATGGATCACGCACAGTGGCGACGGTTCTGGTTTTGTACAAGAACTGCATGGCTCTGATTACCCTGTCGTTCGTAAAAAGTGA
- a CDS encoding VOC family protein, giving the protein MEHGSINYIEFAAKDIAATKAFFSQVFGWSFEDYGPEYSAFEGKGLMGGFYLADLASNAESGAALMVFYSEDLEQTERDVLDAGGEVNREIFSFPGGRRFHFREPSGNEMAVWSDK; this is encoded by the coding sequence ATGGAACACGGCTCTATTAACTACATTGAATTTGCTGCGAAAGACATCGCTGCAACTAAGGCGTTTTTCAGCCAAGTGTTTGGTTGGAGCTTTGAAGACTATGGCCCTGAGTATTCTGCTTTCGAAGGTAAAGGCTTAATGGGTGGGTTCTATTTAGCGGATCTGGCGTCGAATGCTGAAAGTGGCGCAGCGCTGATGGTTTTCTATAGCGAAGATCTTGAGCAAACCGAGCGTGACGTGCTTGATGCTGGTGGCGAGGTAAATCGTGAGATCTTTAGCTTTCCCGGCGGCAGACGTTTCCATTTCAGAGAGCCAAGTGGCAACGAAATGGCGGTATGGAGTGACAAGTAG